In Colletotrichum higginsianum IMI 349063 chromosome 1, whole genome shotgun sequence, the DNA window GCAGGTAAAAGAGGCCGACTAAACGAAAACCCTAGAGGAGAAAGGGTAAGAAAGCTGTCACAGAGCGAGGATCAGAAAACAATTACTTCAGCTTAATGGCGTTAAGGACAGGGCAGGAGCTATGCCCGCTCGATGGTGGGTAGGCACGGCAGGTGTGTGGCGGGGGAGAGGGTGGAAACGTGTACAGGCTGACGCAGCTGGCAGCCTTGCACCAAGCGCACACTGTGGTTCAGTGATTGAGGTGCAGTCAGGTTTGGGGGAAGGCAGGTACCTAGGCAGTTCGACACGTACCTCAGGTGCGGCGGAGCTTCCCCGGTGAAGCTGCGTGGCTGTGAATGAGGTAATCTGGAAAGTGCTGCTGGGCGTGGACGTCCGCCGTGTCGAGTTGCGTCAGTTAGCCGCCCCCGCGGGAATGGGGCCAACTAGCTTCGCAGTCGGCACCTAAAATATGGCGTAAGATCCGCGAGTGGCTAGAATCACATGGAACACAGGGATGTGGCTTCCACGACGGCTTCTGTTGTGAATACTGCAAAGCTAGCCAGTATCAGGTGACTTCACGCGTGACATTTCGTCTCTCCAGCTTACTAAAGTGCAACACCCAATGAAAACGTCCAATCCCACCTCCAGGTATAGACCGAAGGAGTCTAAGAAGGAGGCCGATGCCAACTGAGCTGGGTTGCCCCGTTCTACAGAGATAAGGGGGAAAAACAAACTCAGTACCAGCTAGTGCACTTAAATGCCCTTAAAAACCTACATTGATCGGACTCATCATAAAGCCCCATTGTCCATTGAAGCGTCGAGTAGTTGACCTTTGCGTGCCATTTGATTGGCTCCACACCGAAAAAGATCACGTGACTGACTCTCAGGTGGAGACTCATCCGTGGAGCTCCAACCCGACCTCAAACTTCCGCCAGATCCCTCACCAACTTCTTTTCCCATTGAGTGTCTGGCCCGCGACTCCGAACCACCCCGCAATcatggccggcgacgacgacttgTACCACCCCAAggacgccatcaaggccaGCATCCAGGCCTCCACGACCCTTGGTGGTGCCGGTTTCTTCATGGCCGCCGTTCACAATGCCCTCCAGAAGCAGAACGTCGGCGCCATGTCCGTTTTCACCCGCAGCGGTGGCATCATCGCAGTCATGGGTAAGTCGCCCCGACCCCTCGTCGCCAGGTTGAttcgaagacggcctcgtACTGACAATCCCCCGCAGCGATTGGTGGCGGCGCATACGGCTTCACCCAGTCGGCAATGGCCAACCTCAGAGAAAAGGACGATGCCTGGAACACGGCGACTGCCGGTTTTGTTGCCGGTTCCATTCTTGGAATGACCAGTACGAGCACTTCTTCCCGAACGTTGAACATTGGCGAGACATGATGCTTACGGGTCGTGATTTAAACAGCCAAGAGGATGCCCGTCGTGCTCGGCTTGGGCGCTGCCTTTGGCGCGTGGCAGGGAGTTTTCCAGCTCACTGGCGGACGTTTGAGGGGATGGTCAGAAAACAAGCTggatgacgaggccgccTTCGACAGCAAGATTGCCCAGCGCCAGGCCAAGAGACGCCCCATTGAGGAGACGATTGCAGAGATTGGCGAGGGCCGTGGTACGTATCGCTCTCTGGCTGGCGTGATCCACGACTATTTTTCTCATGCGAGGCTGACATTTTCCCAGGCATCCGGCCACCGGGCTACGAGGAGCGGAGACGCGAGCGACTCAAGGAGAAGTACGGAGTCGAGATCAACCCCGTCAAGGCGACCGTCGAGTAAAAGAAGAACTGCCTTCCAAACGAAAACACCACCACTACTACCCCATCCCGTCCATCACCCACCCGGCCTAGCGAGGCATGCTCTTTTTATTTTCCGTTGCCTGTACATACACAGCCTGCGAAACACGTGGGCCAAAGGAGAGGTCTCATCGGCTAGAGGAAATGGAGAATTGTACTATTTGTTCATGCTCTCCGAGCTTCCACGTGATGTGTGCCTGTCTCATCCGACGCACCCGCCGGCTGCGTCACATCAATGGTACGTTCTTTGCATGCATTTTCTCCCGCTACTCTCCAAATGATGATATAATAGCTTCAGAGGCTGTTTATGATCTACATGATTCAACATATTACCGTTCTATCTTTTGTCTGACTTTGCTTTCACAACGCCGTCTTGGTTGCATCTCGCTGCTCATAGCACTTACTAATGTTGGATTCAAGGGGTGGCGATGAATCAAGCCTAGGTCCCAAGCAGTGTACACGTCTTCCACATTGAGTAAGTCCTTGCAAGTTTTTAGTTCCCTCCCTTTCCATGATGATATCTTAGCTTCAGAGGCTGTTTATGATCTACATGATTAGACCTTCACCGTTCTATCTTTTTGTCTGATACCCCACTCGCATTTTCAATCTCTTGCAATATGCTGTTTGTAACAGAAACTGACCAGGCATTTCAGACCCCCCATGCGATAACCTGCCAAGCCGTAGTCGCTGCGTAATTTGTATGAGTAAGTCATTCGCTGCCTTCTATCTCTCTCCATTTCTTGTATGATGATACACTAGCTTCAGAGGCTGTTTATGATCTTCATGATTAGACCTTCACCGTTCTATCATTTGTCTGACTACACCACTATGTTCTACAATTGTGTTGCGATATTTGCGTGTCATTAGGGAGGCTGACCAGCGCTTGTAGGAAAAGGCGGCATTAGCTATGCAGCAATTGGTTCTCGGGCATCATTCGACCTCAGCAGGGCAGAAGTAGAGGCGTCACG includes these proteins:
- a CDS encoding Tim17/Tim22/Tim23 family protein yields the protein MAGDDDLYHPKDAIKASIQASTTLGGAGFFMAAVHNALQKQNVGAMSVFTRSGGIIAVMAIGGGAYGFTQSAMANLREKDDAWNTATAGFVAGSILGMTTKRMPVVLGLGAAFGAWQGVFQLTGGRLRGWSENKLDDEAAFDSKIAQRQAKRRPIEETIAEIGEGRGIRPPGYEERRRERLKEKYGVEINPVKATVE